A genome region from Astyanax mexicanus isolate ESR-SI-001 chromosome 19, AstMex3_surface, whole genome shotgun sequence includes the following:
- the si:dkey-283b1.6 gene encoding uncharacterized protein si:dkey-283b1.6 has translation MLLNDPFPIIQIFVPLVAFAIVIICCTSLCKTLQRARREVMESQARTCTLETFERPSVYIIPTALPDDELHGPPRYSTVDHYSPPPSYDELGLKPDFIPHDPPPAYSESIHTPTTTLSVPAQLSISIPTQSHASETV, from the exons ATGCTTCTAAATGACCCTTTTCCTATTATCCA GATCTTTGTGCCGTTAGTTGCCTTTGCTATCGTTATCATCTGCTGCACGTCGCTGTGTAAGACCCTGCAGCGGGCTCGCCGAGAGGTCATGGAGAGCCAGGCGCGGACCTGCACTCTCGAGACCTTCGAGCGGCCATCTGTCTACATCATCCCAACTGCACTACCTGATGATGAGCTACACGGACCCCCTCGCTACAGCACAGTGGACCACTACAGCCCACCCCCCTCTTATGATGAG TTGGGGCTGAAGCCTGACTTTATTCCACATGATCCTCCTCCAGCCTATTCAGAGTCCATCCATACTCCAACCACCACTCTATCCGTTCCAGCCCAGCTCTCCATATCCATCCCCACACAATCACACGCTTCAGAGACTGTATGA